Genomic DNA from Anaerolineae bacterium:
AGTAAGGAGAAAATGATATGAAAAGGCTAGTCAATTTTATACTGCTCTTAATCATGATTGTGGGTTTTTCACAGAGTGCATACGCTTTTCCTTCAGGATCATGGGTTTCGGGGGTAACAGTTGCTAATTTGACGAATGAACAAGCTACTATCTTAATAACCTTCTATAATCAGGATGGTAGCGTTGCTCTTTCATTCGATGGGGGGACAATTCCTGGGAATGGTTCTAAAACCTGGTATTTACCCAGCCATGTTTCTGGTTTGAGCAGCGGATTTATCGGCTCTGCGGTTGTAAGTTCTGACAAGCAAATTGCTGCAATCGTAAATACTCAGCTTCCCAGCGGATCAAATCCAACGAGAGTCGGTACGAGCACTGGAGTGAATTCGCCTGCTGAAACAGTATATGCTACGCAAATAATGAAAAATTACTACGGGTGGAATTCTTATTGTGCGGTACAGAATACAGGATCATCTCCCTTCACGGTCTCAGCATATTATTATGATCAGAACGGTACTCAAGTTGGAGCGCCAAGAACGCAATCAATTCCAGCAAATGCTAGTTACATATTTGACCAATCCACCGATAGTGGCTTATCTAATGGATTCACTGGGTCCGCAAAGTTTGTCGGTGATTCTACACATCTACTAGCAGTAGTATGCAATTTTTACAATGCAGGTACAGGTAGCAATGACGCTCAATTCCATAGTTACAATGGGATGGGAATCGGCGGTACAACCTTGTATGTACCCCGAGTTGTAAAAGATTATTACGGCTATCAAAGCGGGATCAAAATCCAGAATATTGGTACGGAAACATTGACTGTTACAATTAACTTTAATTTTAATGGTGTACAATACACACTAACATCCCCGAGTATTAGCCCTGGCCGATCTTGGGGCCCATACATGGGTGATCCATCACAATTAAGCGGAGCAACACCGAGTTTAGCAGCGGTTAGCGGAAGTGGCTCGGCTGTCATTAGTGTAAATGCTCCCAACAGCAATAAGTTGATCATTGCTACAATTAACGAAGATAATAGAGTCAATCCTGCAGGTAGAGGAGTTACATACGAAGCAGGACTATTATCTGAAGCAAGCAATGTAATTGTGTTCCCTCAGATAACATCGGAATATTACGGCTATAGCAGTGGTTGGCAGGTTATGAAAGTTGAGAGTGGAAATGCAACATGCACTGCATCATATTCGGCGTCGGGTTCGATAGCAGCATTTACTGAGAATTTCACCCTAACTGATTCTCTGCCCTCTTTTAGTCGATTCGCTCCAAATGCGCCGGGTATGTTGGCTGGGATAGCGAATGATAATTACAACGGAGCGGTGACAATTACCTGTACTGGTGCGAAGGTAATTGGAATAGCCAATCTGTCTTATAGATATGATTACGATAATAGGTATGGAAATGTATCCGGTGATAGTTTTACAACTGCTAGAGGGATTAATAAGTAAATAGACAAACTTATTGTTTCATGTAGCTATACGAGCCATCTTCAAGATGGCTCGTATAGCGTTTTCTAATTATTTGTTAAAGTGTAAATTAAAATATCATATAGTTTGTGGTGGAGTATCGCAAATGAGGACATTTTTATTATTTTGGGTACTGGCTTTTATGTTAGCAAGTTGCCAGAATTATAATATGCCTACCGTTTCTCCATACTCTCCATATCCAGAGATATCACAGAGACAACCAAGAATTAGTCCTGAAAATGTGATAGATTTTAATACGATTTGGAATTCTAAACCTAAAAACGACAAGTCAATTATCCGAGGAAATATCAAAATACTTAATTCATCAATATTGCTAGGAGAGCTTTATTTAGCGAAAGCAGTATCTACAAGCAATCCTGAGATCTTTTTATTGGAGTTAGATCAAAGTACTGCGCCTAGAGCGTTCATTGATCGGACTACAGGCAATTTTATTTT
This window encodes:
- a CDS encoding putative cell-wall-anchored protein SasA (LPXTG motif); the protein is MKRLVNFILLLIMIVGFSQSAYAFPSGSWVSGVTVANLTNEQATILITFYNQDGSVALSFDGGTIPGNGSKTWYLPSHVSGLSSGFIGSAVVSSDKQIAAIVNTQLPSGSNPTRVGTSTGVNSPAETVYATQIMKNYYGWNSYCAVQNTGSSPFTVSAYYYDQNGTQVGAPRTQSIPANASYIFDQSTDSGLSNGFTGSAKFVGDSTHLLAVVCNFYNAGTGSNDAQFHSYNGMGIGGTTLYVPRVVKDYYGYQSGIKIQNIGTETLTVTINFNFNGVQYTLTSPSISPGRSWGPYMGDPSQLSGATPSLAAVSGSGSAVISVNAPNSNKLIIATINEDNRVNPAGRGVTYEAGLLSEASNVIVFPQITSEYYGYSSGWQVMKVESGNATCTASYSASGSIAAFTENFTLTDSLPSFSRFAPNAPGMLAGIANDNYNGAVTITCTGAKVIGIANLSYRYDYDNRYGNVSGDSFTTARGINK